One segment of Anopheles stephensi strain Indian chromosome 3, UCI_ANSTEP_V1.0, whole genome shotgun sequence DNA contains the following:
- the LOC118512847 gene encoding uncharacterized protein LOC118512847: MTNSTCAAAACSYNRRNVRKLKLDIVFHTFPRDPALKKQWIRFCRREPAWEPKPNEAICSTHFRKNDYQMANSPLMLTHGAGSFRLLHLNAVPTIWKGKGIPVEKQMKIDEKARQQLLDELYSRDALVRNNDHSYEDVYNLGSIKSKLPKALDKPVYSLRKFPNLCTLCFKPIEDESAFIPFNSYHNELECTIEQMVEEIIDESFDQTEMANIQHLVPDKVCNDCWEAIVTFYQYRKQLKCLRKFTTGMAHLVKGNRKPLQTLYGKQGPYLVKLLQSLNVCQGPEDMITFQRLEQEVATYGRIVKSTLYAPPSYPPANDAIQRTDTTTARNDDDHQYEELIDEETLATIESMPSVAITPEDSLTPEQLLRPRGRPRKRVYDGWDASMKVMCPYPDVCHERFTDEAALQRHISNDHKLFKCPACGAKIKFYDLYKKHIESHAIARALLLCHNQKGSTKRESKCGTCGKAFHSEELMRRHETTHAGERNFVCGTCLGVFLTNHEFSNHRCAALVAKQNAATAKLETVVQQSDGVEILEEHLDDE, encoded by the exons atgacCAACTCGACGTGCGCGGCAGCAGCCTGCTCGTACAACAGGCGAAACGTGCGAAAGCTAAAGCTGGACATTGTGTTTCACACGTTTCCGCGTGATCCGGCACTGAAGAAGCAGTGGATCCGGTTCTGCCGACGCGAACCGGCTTgggaaccgaaaccgaacgaaGCCATCTGCTCCACCCACTTCCGGAAGAATGACTATCAGATGGCTAACTCTCCGCTGATGTTGACGCACGGCGCAGGCAGCTTCCGGTTGCTCCACTTGAACG CCGTGCCAACGATTTGGAAGGGAAAGGGTATACCGGTCGagaagcaaatgaaaatcGACGAGAAAGCACGGCAACAGCTGTTGGACGAGCTGTACAGCAGGGACGCGTTGGTGCGAAATAATGACCATTCGTATGAGGATGTGTACAACTTGGGCTCGATAAAG AGTAAACTACCCAAAGCGTTGGACAAACCGGTGTACAGTTTGCGAAAGTTTCCCAATCTGTGCACGCTTTGCTTTAAGCCGATCGAGGACGAGAGTGCATTCATCCCGTTCAACTCGTACCACAACGAGCTGGAGTGTACGATCGAGCAGATGGTGGAAGAAATTATAGACGAATCATTCGATCAAACG GAGATGGCGAACATCCAACATCTGGTGCCGGATAAGGTGTGCAACGATTGTTGGGAAGCAATCGTAACCTTTTACCAGTACCGGAAGCAGTTGAAATGTCTCCGAAAGTTTACCACGGGCATGGCCCACCTCGTGAAGGGAAACCGAAAACCGCTGCAAACGCTGTACGGCAAGCAAGGCCCATACTTGGTGAAGCTGCTGCAGAGTCTTAACGTTTGCCAAGGACCGGAGGACATGATTACGTTTCAGCGGCTAGAGCAAGAAGTCGCCACGTACGGTCGTATCGTGAAGAGTACCCTGTACGCACCACCATCCTACCCACCGGCAAATGATGCGATCCAGCGAAccgataccaccaccgcccgCAATGACGATGACCACCAGTACGAGGAGCTGATCGATGAGGAAACGCTAGCGACCATAGAAAGTATGCCTTCGGTAGCGATCACTCCGGAAGATAGCTTAACGCCGGAACAATTGCTGAGACCACGGGGACGGCCACGGAAGCGTGTGTATGATGGGTGGGACGCCAGTATGAAGGTGATGTGTCCGTATCCGGACGTATGCCACGAACGGTTCACGGATGAAGCGGCACTGCAGAGGCACATCAGCAACGATCACAAACTGTTCAAGTGTCCTGCTTGCGGTGCCAAAATCAAGTTTTACGATCTCTATAAAAAGCACATCGAGAGTCACGCGATCGCACGCGCCCTGCTGCTGTGCCACAACCAGAAAGGCTCCACCAAGAGGGAATCGAAATGTGGGACCTGCGGCAAAGCATTCCATAG CGAGGAACTAATGCGCCGTCACGAAACGACCCATGCCGGCGAACGGAACTTTGTCTGCGGCACCTGTCTCGGTGTCTTCCTAACGAATCACGAGTTTAGCAACCATCGATGTGCGGCACTTGTGGCGAAGCAAAACGCTGCCACCGCGAAGCTGGAGACAGTCGTGCAGCAATCGGATGGTGTTGAAATTTTGGAGGAGCATTTGGATGATGAATGA
- the LOC118512849 gene encoding uncharacterized protein LOC118512849 isoform X1, translated as MPFSCCSATFCKNNRYNVSRRGLDITFHTFPPQHYPLTNQWIKFCKREKTWIPHKHSVLCSAHFREDDFQMVNSPVIKQGKRIRHLNALAVPTIINRTPITVSTREKLDNVRKQLLEKLYTVDDNADSEPPTGNDHTYSEAKVVTETEKKGPVDGCRKSIFFLQRFPNVCAFCLRIIQDPNFFVPVTHFQDELECTIEQKFDELTGDPMSQEDRSEVQHLLPDKVCNECVTMIVKFHQYQRQLECIKKFSTGIAHLLYGNEQPLENLYQDQGSYLVNMLKHLDTAQGTRVNQSLEQLLEEVTSYGSVKRSSAATAYRQIPEDGMSIELCASNAEEELMFESEKEALPSATSPTPSLQSLPTAGTRIKQEATAGKDKNKSKQLYTCPYMDICKQWFTSQAAMQQHVREVHKTFACHVCGFKIAFYDLYKKHMESHSIARALLLSHNKQSAELEMEYRDSEDASQRPKRHKKNEAQGNYVCGGCLGVYANNLEFSGHQCFSSSTSLATPRDILMSSSSKSKTKSPDFESNAWDDSRADRANNSTKGIGLLQIEFV; from the exons ATGCCGTTCTCTTGCTGTTCTGCAACGTTTTGCAAAAACAACCGATACAATGTGAGTCGCAGGGGGTTAGATATAACGTTTCACACCTTTCCCCCACAGCACTACCCACTCACGAATCAGTGGATAAAATTTTGCAAGCGTGAAAAAACTTGGATACCTCACAAACATTCGGTCCTGTGTTCGGCTCACTTTCGTGAAGATGACTTTCAAATGGTAAATTCCCCCGTGATTAAACAAGGCAAACGGATAAGGCACCTGAATGCTTTAG CGGTCCCCACCATCATCAACCGTACGCCGATCACTGTATCGACACGGGAAAAGCTAGATAACGTGCGTAAGCAACTGCTGGAAAAGCTGTACACTGTGGACGATAATGCAGATAGTGAACCACCGACGGGGAATGATCACACTTACAGCGAAGCAAAGGTCGtaacggaaacggaaaagaaG GGTCCCGTGGATGGATGTCGGAAAAGCATCTTTTTCCTGCAACGGTTTCCCAACGTTTGCGCATTTTGCTTGCGTATCATACAGGATCCGAACTTCTTCGTGCCGGTCACACACTTTCAAGACGAGCTAGAGTGTACGATCGAGCAGAAGTTTGATGAGCTAACGGGAGATCCCATGAGTCAAGAG GATCGCAGCGAGGTTCAGCATCTGCTACCGGACAAAGTGTGCAACGAATGTGTGACGATGATAGTAAAATTCCACCAATATCAAAGGCAGCTGGAGTGTATAAAAAAGTTCAGCACCGGAATCGCCCATCTGCTGTACGGGAACGAGCAACCGTTGGAGAATCTGTACCAAGATCAGGGCTCCTATTTGGTCAACATGCTTAAACATTTAGATACGGCTCAAGGGACGCGGGTCAATCAATCGTTGGAACAGTTGCTGGAGGAAGTTACATCGTACGGGAGCGTGAAGCGAAGTTCGGCGGCAACCGCCTACAGACAAATTCCGGAAGATGGTATGTCAATCGAACTGTGCGCATCAAACGCGGAAGAAGAGCTGATGTtcgaaagcgaaaaagaagCACTTCCATCGGCCACCAGTCCCACCCCAAGCTTACAGTCGCTCCCCACAGCAGGCACACGGATTAAGCAAGAAGCCACCGCAGGCAAGGATAAGAACAAGTCCAAACAATTGTACACCTGCCCGTACATGGATATATGCAAACAATGGTTTACTTCGCAAGCTGCAATGCAACAGCATGTCCGCGAGGTGCACAAAACTTTCGCGTGCCATGTGTGTGGCTTCAAGATAGCGTTCTACGATCTCTACAAAAAGCACATGGAGAGTCATTCGATCGCCCGTGCTCTACTGCTGTCCCATAACAAGCAGAGCGCAGAGCTAGAAATGGAATATCGTGATAG TGAGGATGCATCTCAACGCCCCAAACGGCATAAGAAAAATGAAGCACAAGGAAACTATGTGTGTGGCGGGTGTCTTGGTGTGTATGCAAACAATCTAGAATTTAGTGGCCATCAATGTTTTTCGTCCAGCACAAGCCTTGCAACACCTCGAGATATCTTAatgagcagtagcagcaagaGCAAG ACTAAAAGCCCCGACTTTGAATCAAATGCATGGGATGATTCAAGGGCTGACAGGGCGAACAATTCCACCAAAGGTATTGGGCTACTTCAGATTGAATTCGTTTGA
- the LOC118512849 gene encoding uncharacterized protein LOC118512849 isoform X2 — protein MVNSPVIKQGKRIRHLNALAVPTIINRTPITVSTREKLDNVRKQLLEKLYTVDDNADSEPPTGNDHTYSEAKVVTETEKKGPVDGCRKSIFFLQRFPNVCAFCLRIIQDPNFFVPVTHFQDELECTIEQKFDELTGDPMSQEDRSEVQHLLPDKVCNECVTMIVKFHQYQRQLECIKKFSTGIAHLLYGNEQPLENLYQDQGSYLVNMLKHLDTAQGTRVNQSLEQLLEEVTSYGSVKRSSAATAYRQIPEDGMSIELCASNAEEELMFESEKEALPSATSPTPSLQSLPTAGTRIKQEATAGKDKNKSKQLYTCPYMDICKQWFTSQAAMQQHVREVHKTFACHVCGFKIAFYDLYKKHMESHSIARALLLSHNKQSAELEMEYRDSEDASQRPKRHKKNEAQGNYVCGGCLGVYANNLEFSGHQCFSSSTSLATPRDILMSSSSKSKTKSPDFESNAWDDSRADRANNSTKGIGLLQIEFV, from the exons ATGGTAAATTCCCCCGTGATTAAACAAGGCAAACGGATAAGGCACCTGAATGCTTTAG CGGTCCCCACCATCATCAACCGTACGCCGATCACTGTATCGACACGGGAAAAGCTAGATAACGTGCGTAAGCAACTGCTGGAAAAGCTGTACACTGTGGACGATAATGCAGATAGTGAACCACCGACGGGGAATGATCACACTTACAGCGAAGCAAAGGTCGtaacggaaacggaaaagaaG GGTCCCGTGGATGGATGTCGGAAAAGCATCTTTTTCCTGCAACGGTTTCCCAACGTTTGCGCATTTTGCTTGCGTATCATACAGGATCCGAACTTCTTCGTGCCGGTCACACACTTTCAAGACGAGCTAGAGTGTACGATCGAGCAGAAGTTTGATGAGCTAACGGGAGATCCCATGAGTCAAGAG GATCGCAGCGAGGTTCAGCATCTGCTACCGGACAAAGTGTGCAACGAATGTGTGACGATGATAGTAAAATTCCACCAATATCAAAGGCAGCTGGAGTGTATAAAAAAGTTCAGCACCGGAATCGCCCATCTGCTGTACGGGAACGAGCAACCGTTGGAGAATCTGTACCAAGATCAGGGCTCCTATTTGGTCAACATGCTTAAACATTTAGATACGGCTCAAGGGACGCGGGTCAATCAATCGTTGGAACAGTTGCTGGAGGAAGTTACATCGTACGGGAGCGTGAAGCGAAGTTCGGCGGCAACCGCCTACAGACAAATTCCGGAAGATGGTATGTCAATCGAACTGTGCGCATCAAACGCGGAAGAAGAGCTGATGTtcgaaagcgaaaaagaagCACTTCCATCGGCCACCAGTCCCACCCCAAGCTTACAGTCGCTCCCCACAGCAGGCACACGGATTAAGCAAGAAGCCACCGCAGGCAAGGATAAGAACAAGTCCAAACAATTGTACACCTGCCCGTACATGGATATATGCAAACAATGGTTTACTTCGCAAGCTGCAATGCAACAGCATGTCCGCGAGGTGCACAAAACTTTCGCGTGCCATGTGTGTGGCTTCAAGATAGCGTTCTACGATCTCTACAAAAAGCACATGGAGAGTCATTCGATCGCCCGTGCTCTACTGCTGTCCCATAACAAGCAGAGCGCAGAGCTAGAAATGGAATATCGTGATAG TGAGGATGCATCTCAACGCCCCAAACGGCATAAGAAAAATGAAGCACAAGGAAACTATGTGTGTGGCGGGTGTCTTGGTGTGTATGCAAACAATCTAGAATTTAGTGGCCATCAATGTTTTTCGTCCAGCACAAGCCTTGCAACACCTCGAGATATCTTAatgagcagtagcagcaagaGCAAG ACTAAAAGCCCCGACTTTGAATCAAATGCATGGGATGATTCAAGGGCTGACAGGGCGAACAATTCCACCAAAGGTATTGGGCTACTTCAGATTGAATTCGTTTGA
- the LOC118512844 gene encoding gamma-tubulin complex component 2 homolog isoform X2 translates to MATEIVAKKVLAELVTKSGCTYTAENIVTIFHNRDGKYSSKWLATLLAQLFKTIPNGHKYVEMYASAAGKESYPTLVKVLNRFSNDLKAVRAEKVEAAATQQQQEPSTKPEVSVPAHGNTEPVHKRVSLFESPPLSSTRIVPEQVTPENVQEIKEKLVQATSGAAINRLSSSASLPPGSITAAHHHHNYPSLSRPGFEFSHRKPPIVAWNFNYDELYPLQSKANVAAIPVASQEPIVLKEVLNCLIGVKGTLIMPKKSSSTGDPDGSLSVEFQLSNQLTDSCRDMVVEVLPLAAHYSCVQSFIEGSSIQEGGVVLQALRSVLKTIMTDYYLSIAQLDDLRCRRGLSMQRLIQFLKPVFPTMEELAATVSEIWRNNSRGGQVLSLLHDRITAKSGTNHAQKVLVHLIESAAVPFLEMLQLWIYRGVINDPQQEFFIDHSSMELTENELVDYWEKQYKIRNEKVPCFLSKYADIILRTGKYLNVVRVCGGADFQPGNANGNDSMHSTATANSKGSSATQPGKQLEYKHFDQSYIDEIEEAYNFASSSLLNLIMNKYDLMGRLLSVKRYFLLQQGDFITEFMDAVEEDLRKNVDTLHPIRLANLLDVTLGLSSAKYDEYHEDLKTMLLPYGIVTQISKIVNNEDAFVDTLSDTSQLKGIECFTFTYKAQWPVSIVLNLWTISKYQMIFRQLFYLKYVERILCRVWIANNETRQFAPNPAKLYRSAFTLRQKMLIAIQSFESYMMIEVIEPNWHIFYQNMKQVKNIDDVLNYHQDFLDQCLKNCMLTVPDLLKPIINLCNICIKFCDFLSAATTMAPTETFSERVEQFRHDFTDQLMMLLRKIADVATLSTSERFINLIYRINFNSYYSETNES, encoded by the exons ATGGCTACAGAAATCGTTGCAAAGAAAGTCCTCGCGGAACTGGTCACAAAGTCTGG TTGCACCTACACGGCCGAGAATATAGTGACCATATTTCATAACCGCGATGGCAAATACAGCAGCAAGTGGCTTGCGACCCTGTTGGCGCAACTATTCAAAACCATTCCCAACGGGCACAAGTACGTGGAGATGTACGCATCTGCTGCTGG AAAAGAGTCCTATCCCACCCTGGTGAAGGTGCTGAACCGTTTTTCAAACGATCTGAAAGCTGTACGTGCTGAAAAGGTGGAGGCCGCCGCtacccagcaacagcaagaacCATCGACCAAACCGGAAGTGTCAGTTCCGGCCCACGGTAACACGGAACCAGTCCACAAGCGTGTATCGTTGTTCGAAAGTCCACCCCTCTCTTCGACCCGCATCGTACCGGAACAGGTAACGCCGGAAAATGTGCAGGAGATTAAGGAAAAGCTCGTCCAGGCTACGTCCGGTGCCGCCATCAACCGTTTGTCGTCGTCCGCTTCGCTTCCGCCGGGCAGCATCACCGCGgcccatcaccaccacaactATCCGTCGCTCAGTCGACCGGGGTTCGAGTTTTCGCACCGTAAACCACCGATTGTGGCGTGGAACTTCAACTACGACGAGCTGTATCCGCTGCAAAGCAAAGCGAACGTGGCGGCCATCCCGGTAGCCTCGCAGGAACCGATCGTGCTGAAGGAGGTGCTGAACTGTTTGATCGGCGTAAAGGGAACGCTTATAATGCCGAAGAAAAGTTCCTCCACCGGCGACCCGGACGGATCGTTATCGGTTGAGTTTCAGCTATCGAACCAGCTGACCGACTCGTGTCGCGACATGGTGGTAGAAGTGTTGCCGCTGGCAGCCCACTACTCCTGCGTGCAGTCCTTTATCGAGGGTTCAAGCATTCAGGAAGGTGGCGTTGTGCTGCAAGCCCTCCGGTCGGTGCTGAAAACGATCATGACGGATTACTATCTGTCGATTGCGCAGCTGGATGATTTGCGCTGCCGTCGGGGTCTCAGCATGCAGCGGCTGATTCAGTTCCTGAAGCCCGTCTTTCCCACGATGGAAGAGCTGGCGGCAACGGTGTCGGAAATTTGGCGCAACAATAGTCGGGGCGGGCAGGTGCTTTCGTTGCTGCACGATCGCATTACGGCCAAGAGCGGGACGAACCACGCGCAGAAGGTGCTGGTACATCTGATCGAATCGGCCGCCGTCCCGTTCTTGGAAATGCTGCAGCTGTGGATCTACCGCGGCGTTATCAATGATCCGCAGCAGGAGTTCTTCATCGACCACAGCTCGATGGAGCTGACGGAGAACGAGCTGGTCGACTACTGGGAGAAGCAGTACAAGATTCGGAACGAGAAGGTACCGTGCTTTTTGTCCAAGTACGCGGACATTATTCTCCGCACCGGGAAGTATCTGAATGTGGTGCGCGTGTGCGGTGGTGCCGACTTTCAGCCCGGCAATGCGAACGGTAACgattcgatgcattccacggCCACCGCCAACAGCAAGGGCTCGTCGGCCACACAGCCCGGCAAGCAGCTCGAGTACAAGCACTTCGACCAGTCGTACATCGACGAGATCGAGGAGGCGTACAACTTTGCGTCCTCCTCGCTGCTGAATCTCATCATGAACAAGTACGACCTGATGGGCCGGCTGCTCTCCGTCAAGCGCTACTTCCTGCTCCAGCAGGGTGATTTCATTACCGAGTTTATGGATGCGGTTGAGGAAGATTTGCGGAAAAACGTGGACACCCTGCATCCGATCCGGTTGGCCAACTTGCTGGACGTAACGCTCGGGCTCTCTTCCGCCAAGTACGACGAGTATCACGAGGATCTGAAGACGATGCTGTTACCGTACGGCATTGTGACACAAATTTCGAAAATTGTCAACAACGAGGATGCGTTTGTGGACACACTGAGCGACACCTCGCAGCTGAAGGGTATCGAGTGCTTTACCTTCACGTACAAAGCCCAGTGGCCCGTCTCGATCGTGCTAAACCTGTGGACCATTTCCAAGTATCAGATGATCTTTCGCCAGCTGTTCTATCTGAAGTACGTGGAGCGCATCCTTTGCCGGGTGTGGATCGCAAACAATGAGACGCGCCAGTTTGCACCGAACCCTGCCAAACTGTACCGGTCGGCGTTTACCCTGCGCCAGAAGATGCTGATCGCGATCCAGAGCTTCGAGTCGTACATGATGATCGAGGTGATCGAACCGAACTGGCACATTTTCTATCAGAACATGAAGCAG gTAAAAAATATCGACGATGTGTTAAACTATCATCAGGATTTTCTGGACCAGTGTCTCAAGAACTGCATGCTAACCGTGCCGGATCTGCTAAAGCCGATCATCAATCTGTGCAACATATGCATCAAATTTTGTGACTTTCTATCG GCCGCAACCACCATGGCACCGACGGAAACGTTTTCCGAGCGGGTGGAACAGTTTCGTCACGATTTCACCGACCagctgatgatgttgctgcgAAAAATTGCCGACGTTGCAACGCTCAGCACCTCGGAACGGTTTATCAATCTTATATACAG AATCAACTTCAACTCGTACTATAGCGAAACGAATGAAAGCTGA
- the LOC118512844 gene encoding gamma-tubulin complex component 2 homolog isoform X1, producing the protein MATEIVAKKVLAELVTKSGCTYTAENIVTIFHNRDGKYSSKWLATLLAQLFKTIPNGHKYVEMYASAAGKESYPTLVKVLNRFSNDLKAVRAEKVEAAATQQQQEPSTKPEVSVPAHGNTEPVHKRVSLFESPPLSSTRIVPEQVTPENVQEIKEKLVQATSGAAINRLSSSASLPPGSITAAHHHHNYPSLSRPGFEFSHRKPPIVAWNFNYDELYPLQSKANVAAIPVASQEPIVLKEVLNCLIGVKGTLIMPKKSSSTGDPDGSLSVEFQLSNQLTDSCRDMVVEVLPLAAHYSCVQSFIEGSSIQEGGVVLQALRSVLKTIMTDYYLSIAQLDDLRCRRGLSMQRLIQFLKPVFPTMEELAATVSEIWRNNSRGGQVLSLLHDRITAKSGTNHAQKVLVHLIESAAVPFLEMLQLWIYRGVINDPQQEFFIDHSSMELTENELVDYWEKQYKIRNEKVPCFLSKYADIILRTGKYLNVVRVCGGADFQPGNANGNDSMHSTATANSKGSSATQPGKQLEYKHFDQSYIDEIEEAYNFASSSLLNLIMNKYDLMGRLLSVKRYFLLQQGDFITEFMDAVEEDLRKNVDTLHPIRLANLLDVTLGLSSAKYDEYHEDLKTMLLPYGIVTQISKIVNNEDAFVDTLSDTSQLKGIECFTFTYKAQWPVSIVLNLWTISKYQMIFRQLFYLKYVERILCRVWIANNETRQFAPNPAKLYRSAFTLRQKMLIAIQSFESYMMIEVIEPNWHIFYQNMKQVKNIDDVLNYHQDFLDQCLKNCMLTVPDLLKPIINLCNICIKFCDFLSESQRHFVDAELTCMLATGDDCSLSSESDYEQAATTMAPTETFSERVEQFRHDFTDQLMMLLRKIADVATLSTSERFINLIYRINFNSYYSETNES; encoded by the exons ATGGCTACAGAAATCGTTGCAAAGAAAGTCCTCGCGGAACTGGTCACAAAGTCTGG TTGCACCTACACGGCCGAGAATATAGTGACCATATTTCATAACCGCGATGGCAAATACAGCAGCAAGTGGCTTGCGACCCTGTTGGCGCAACTATTCAAAACCATTCCCAACGGGCACAAGTACGTGGAGATGTACGCATCTGCTGCTGG AAAAGAGTCCTATCCCACCCTGGTGAAGGTGCTGAACCGTTTTTCAAACGATCTGAAAGCTGTACGTGCTGAAAAGGTGGAGGCCGCCGCtacccagcaacagcaagaacCATCGACCAAACCGGAAGTGTCAGTTCCGGCCCACGGTAACACGGAACCAGTCCACAAGCGTGTATCGTTGTTCGAAAGTCCACCCCTCTCTTCGACCCGCATCGTACCGGAACAGGTAACGCCGGAAAATGTGCAGGAGATTAAGGAAAAGCTCGTCCAGGCTACGTCCGGTGCCGCCATCAACCGTTTGTCGTCGTCCGCTTCGCTTCCGCCGGGCAGCATCACCGCGgcccatcaccaccacaactATCCGTCGCTCAGTCGACCGGGGTTCGAGTTTTCGCACCGTAAACCACCGATTGTGGCGTGGAACTTCAACTACGACGAGCTGTATCCGCTGCAAAGCAAAGCGAACGTGGCGGCCATCCCGGTAGCCTCGCAGGAACCGATCGTGCTGAAGGAGGTGCTGAACTGTTTGATCGGCGTAAAGGGAACGCTTATAATGCCGAAGAAAAGTTCCTCCACCGGCGACCCGGACGGATCGTTATCGGTTGAGTTTCAGCTATCGAACCAGCTGACCGACTCGTGTCGCGACATGGTGGTAGAAGTGTTGCCGCTGGCAGCCCACTACTCCTGCGTGCAGTCCTTTATCGAGGGTTCAAGCATTCAGGAAGGTGGCGTTGTGCTGCAAGCCCTCCGGTCGGTGCTGAAAACGATCATGACGGATTACTATCTGTCGATTGCGCAGCTGGATGATTTGCGCTGCCGTCGGGGTCTCAGCATGCAGCGGCTGATTCAGTTCCTGAAGCCCGTCTTTCCCACGATGGAAGAGCTGGCGGCAACGGTGTCGGAAATTTGGCGCAACAATAGTCGGGGCGGGCAGGTGCTTTCGTTGCTGCACGATCGCATTACGGCCAAGAGCGGGACGAACCACGCGCAGAAGGTGCTGGTACATCTGATCGAATCGGCCGCCGTCCCGTTCTTGGAAATGCTGCAGCTGTGGATCTACCGCGGCGTTATCAATGATCCGCAGCAGGAGTTCTTCATCGACCACAGCTCGATGGAGCTGACGGAGAACGAGCTGGTCGACTACTGGGAGAAGCAGTACAAGATTCGGAACGAGAAGGTACCGTGCTTTTTGTCCAAGTACGCGGACATTATTCTCCGCACCGGGAAGTATCTGAATGTGGTGCGCGTGTGCGGTGGTGCCGACTTTCAGCCCGGCAATGCGAACGGTAACgattcgatgcattccacggCCACCGCCAACAGCAAGGGCTCGTCGGCCACACAGCCCGGCAAGCAGCTCGAGTACAAGCACTTCGACCAGTCGTACATCGACGAGATCGAGGAGGCGTACAACTTTGCGTCCTCCTCGCTGCTGAATCTCATCATGAACAAGTACGACCTGATGGGCCGGCTGCTCTCCGTCAAGCGCTACTTCCTGCTCCAGCAGGGTGATTTCATTACCGAGTTTATGGATGCGGTTGAGGAAGATTTGCGGAAAAACGTGGACACCCTGCATCCGATCCGGTTGGCCAACTTGCTGGACGTAACGCTCGGGCTCTCTTCCGCCAAGTACGACGAGTATCACGAGGATCTGAAGACGATGCTGTTACCGTACGGCATTGTGACACAAATTTCGAAAATTGTCAACAACGAGGATGCGTTTGTGGACACACTGAGCGACACCTCGCAGCTGAAGGGTATCGAGTGCTTTACCTTCACGTACAAAGCCCAGTGGCCCGTCTCGATCGTGCTAAACCTGTGGACCATTTCCAAGTATCAGATGATCTTTCGCCAGCTGTTCTATCTGAAGTACGTGGAGCGCATCCTTTGCCGGGTGTGGATCGCAAACAATGAGACGCGCCAGTTTGCACCGAACCCTGCCAAACTGTACCGGTCGGCGTTTACCCTGCGCCAGAAGATGCTGATCGCGATCCAGAGCTTCGAGTCGTACATGATGATCGAGGTGATCGAACCGAACTGGCACATTTTCTATCAGAACATGAAGCAG gTAAAAAATATCGACGATGTGTTAAACTATCATCAGGATTTTCTGGACCAGTGTCTCAAGAACTGCATGCTAACCGTGCCGGATCTGCTAAAGCCGATCATCAATCTGTGCAACATATGCATCAAATTTTGTGACTTTCTATCG GAATCACAGCGCCATTTTGTCGATGCAGAACTAACATGCATGCTCGCCACCGGTGACGACTGCTCACTGTCCTCCGAGTCCGATTACGAACAG GCCGCAACCACCATGGCACCGACGGAAACGTTTTCCGAGCGGGTGGAACAGTTTCGTCACGATTTCACCGACCagctgatgatgttgctgcgAAAAATTGCCGACGTTGCAACGCTCAGCACCTCGGAACGGTTTATCAATCTTATATACAG AATCAACTTCAACTCGTACTATAGCGAAACGAATGAAAGCTGA